Proteins co-encoded in one Gopherus evgoodei ecotype Sinaloan lineage chromosome 4, rGopEvg1_v1.p, whole genome shotgun sequence genomic window:
- the LOC115650671 gene encoding zinc finger protein 154-like: protein MVCENEQNSQQEDAEHVGKYGALSQRSKRNVSRSHEQGKSCEIQHRPEREQGSYSGEKVGKYIYSQGTQQNLKQTTTQQDILMGKRKNTYIFPTIRASDYSPLLKHQRIHTGERPYECSECGKTFNGCSNLVSHRRTHTGERPYECSECGKKFIHRSGLFQHQRIHTGERPYECSECGKTFSQCTNFVSHQRTHTGEGPYECSEYGKTFSRRSNLVRHQRTHTGQRPYECSECGESFTNRAAHLNHQRIHTRARPYECTECGKTFSCHSAHVRHQRICKRDQHHKSL, encoded by the coding sequence ATGGTATGTGAGAAtgagcagaattctcagcaggaagatgctgagcacgTGGGTAAATATGGAGCGTTATCACAAAGATcgaaaaggaatgtgtccaggagtcatgagcagggaaaatcctgtgagattcagcacagaccagagagagagcagggaagcTACTCAGGAGAGAAAGTGGGTAAATATATTTACTCTCAGGGAACTCAGCAGAACCTCAAGCAAACCACAACTCAGCAGGACATCCttatgggaaagagaaaaaatacatacatttttcCCACCATCCGTGCAAGTGACTACTCACCCCTTTtaaagcatcagagaatccacacaggggaaaggccctatgaatgcagtgagtgtgggaaaaccttcaatgGATGCTCAAACCTTGTTAGTCATCGGAGAACCcatacaggggagaggccctatgaatgcagtgagtgtggaaaAAAGTTCATTCACAGATCAGGCCTTtttcaacatcagagaatccacacaggggaaaggCCCTATGAAtgtagtgagtgtgggaaaaccttcagtcAATGCACAAACTTCGTTAGTCATCAGAGAACGCACACAGGAGAggggccctatgaatgcagtgagtatGGGAAAACCTTCAGTCGACGCTCAAACCTTGTTCGTCATCAGAGAACCCATACAGGgcagaggccctatgaatgcagtgagtgtggggaaAGCTTCACTAACAGAGCAGCTCATCTtaatcatcagagaatccacacaagggcgaggccctatgaatgcactgagtgtgggaaaaccttctctTGCCACTCAGCCCATGTTAG